From Lemur catta isolate mLemCat1 chromosome 19, mLemCat1.pri, whole genome shotgun sequence, a single genomic window includes:
- the ARHGAP33 gene encoding rho GTPase-activating protein 33 has product MVARSTDSLDGPGEGSVQPLPPTGGPNVKGKPGKRLSAPRGPFPRLADCAHFHYENVDFGHIQLLLSPDREGPSFSGENELVFGVQVTCQGRSWPVLRSYDDFRSLDAHLHRCIFDRRFSCLPELPPPPEGARAAQMLVPLLLQYLETLSGLVDSNLNCGPVLTWMELDNHGRRLLLSEEASLNIPAVAAAHVVKRYTAQAPDELSFEVGDIVSVIDMPPTEDRSWWRGKRGFQVGFFPSECVELFTERPGPGLKADADGPPCGIPTPQGISSLTSAVPRPRGKLAGLLRTFMRSRPSRQRLRQRGILRQRVFGCDLGEHLSNSGQDVPQVLRCCSEFIEAHGVVDGIYRLSGVSSNIQRLRHEFDSERIPELSGPAFLQDIHSVSSLCKLYFRELPNPLLTYQLYGKFSEAMSVPGEEERLVRVHDVIQQLPPPHYRTLEYLLRHLARMARHSANTSMHARNLAIVWAPNLLRSMELESVGLGGAAAFREVRVQSVVVEFLLTHVDVLFSDTFTSAGLDPAGRCLLPRPKSLAGSSPSTRLLTLEEAQARTQGRLGTPTEPTAPKAPASPSERRKGERGEKQRKPGGSSWRTFFALGRGPSVPRKKPLPWLGGTRAPPQPSGSRPDTVTLRSAKSEESLSSQASGAGLQRLHRLRRPHSSSDAFPVGPAPAGSCESLSSSSSSSSSSSSASSSSSSSSAAGLGALSGSPSHRTSAWLDDGDELDFSPPRCLEGLRGLDFDPLTFRCSSPTPGDPAPPASPAPPAPASAFPPRATPQALSPREPTSPASPTALDISEPLAVSVPPAVLELLGAGGAPASVSPTPALSPGPSLRPHLIPLLLRGAEAQLSDHCQQEICSKLAVPGPRGALSQHGPGMDSPLLPPPLTLLRPGGAPPPPPKNPARLMALALAERAQQVAERQSQQEHGGTPPAPHSPFRRSLSLEVGGEPLGTSGSGPPPHSLAQQGAWALGPPSYLPRQQSDGSLMKGQRPMGTSRRGLRGPAQVSAQLRAGGGCRDMPETAAQSPCSVPSQVPTPGFSPAPRECLPPFLGVPKPGLYPMGPPSFQPGSPAPVWRSSLGPPAPLDRGENLYYEIGAGEGSPYSGPTRSWSPFRSMPPDRLNASYGMVGQSPPLHRSPNFLLNYPPPPSCFPPDHLGYSAPQHPARRLTQPEPLYVNLSLGPRGPSPASSSSSSPPAHPRSRSDPGPPAPRLPQKQRAPWGPRTPHRVPAPWGPPEPLLVYRAAPPAYGRGGELHRGSLYRNGGQRGEGAGPPPPYPTPSWSLHSEGQTRSYC; this is encoded by the exons ATGGTG GCTCGCAGCACTGACAGCCTGGATGGCCCCGGAGAGGGCTCAGTGCAGCCCTTGCCCCCCACTGGGGGGCCCAATGTGAAGGGGAAGCCTGGGAAGAG GCTCTCAGCTCCTCGAGGTCCCTTCCCCCGGCTGGCCGACTGTGCCCATTTCCACTACGAGAATGTTGACTTTGGCCACATTCAG CTCCTGCTGTCTCCAGACCGTGAAGGTCCCAGCTTCTCTGGAGAGAACGAGCTGGTATTTGGCGTACAGGTGACCTGTCAG GGCCGTTCCTGGCCGGTTCTCCGTAGTTATGATGACTTCCGTTCCCTGGACGCTCACCTCCACCGGTGCATCTTTGACCGGAGGTTTTCCTGCCTTCCAGAGCTCCCTCCGCCCCCAGAGGGTGCTAGGGCTGCCCAG ATGCTGGTACCACTGCTGCTGCAGTACCTGGAGACCCTGTCAGGACTGGTGGACAGTAACCTCAACTGTGGGCCTGTGCTCACCTGGATGGAG CTGGACAATCATGGCCGGCGACTCCTTCTCAGTGAGGAAGCCTCACTCAACATCCCTGCTGTGGCCGCTGCCCACGTCGTCAAGCGGTACACAGCCCAGGCACCAGACGAGCTGTCCTTCGAG GTGGGAGACATCGTCTCAGTGATCGACATGCCACCCACGGAGGATCGGAGCTGGTGGCGGGGCAAGCGAGGCTTCCAG GTCGGTTTCTTCCCCAGTGAGTGTGTGGAACTCTTCACTGAGCGGCCAGGTCCAGGCCTGAAGGCTG ATGCCGACGGTCCCCCCTGTGGCATCCCGACTCCCCAGGGCATCTCATCTCTGACCTCAG CTGTGCCCCGGCCACGTGGGAAGCTGGCCGGCCTCCTCCGCACCTTCATGCGCTCCCGCCCTTCTCGGCAGCGGCTGCGGCAGCGCGGAATCCTGCGGCAGAGGGTGTTTGGCTGCGACCTTGGCGAGCACCTCAGCAACTCAGGCCAGGATG TGCCCCAGGTGCTGCGCTGCTGCTCAGAGTTTATCGAGGCCCACGGGGTGGTAGATGGAATCTACCGGCTCTCAGGCGTGTCTTCCAACATCCAGAGGCTGCG GCATGAGTTTGACAGCGAGAGGATCCCTGAGCTGTCTGGCCCCGCCTTCCTGCAGGACATCCACAGCGTGTCCTCCCTCTGCAAGCTCTACTTCCGAGAGCTGCCGAACCCCTTGCTCACCTACCAGCTCTATGGGAAGTTCAGC GAGGCCATGTCAGTGCCTGGGGAGGAGGAACGTCTGGTGCGGGTCCACGACGTCATCCAGCAGCTGCCCCCGCCACATTATAG GACCCTGGAGTACCTGCTGAGGCACCTGGCTCGCATGGCAAGACACAGTGCCAACACCAGCATGCATGCCCGCAACCTGGCCATCGTCTGGGCACCCAACCTGCTACG GTCCATGGAGCTGGAGTCAGTGGGGCTGGGCGGGGCGGCAGCCTTCCGGGAAGTTCGGGTGCAGTCAGTGGTGGTAGAATTTCTGCTTACCCATGTGGACGTCCTGTTCAGTGACACCTTCACCTCTGCTGGTCTTGACCCTGCAG GccgctgcctcctccccaggcccaaGTCCCTTGCGGGCAGCAGTCCCTCCACTCGCCTGCTGACGCTGGAAGAAGCCCAGGCTCGCACCCAGGGCCGGCTGGGGACACCCACTGAGCCCACAGCTCCCAAGGCCCCGGCCTCACCTTCAGAAAG gaggaaaggggagagaggggagaaacaGCGCAAGCCAGGCGGTAGCAGCTGGAGGACATTCTTTGCACTGGGCCGGGGCCCCAGCGTCCCTCGAAAGaagcccctgccctggctgggagGCACCCGCGCCCCACCACAACCTTCAG GCAGCAGACCTGACACGGTCACACTGAGATCTGCCAAGAGTGAGGAGTCCCTGTCATCGCAGGCCAGCGGGGCTG gcCTCCAGAGGCTGCACAGGCTGCGGCGACCCCACTCCAGCAGTGATGCTTTCCCCGTGGGCCCAGCACCTGCCGGCTCCTGTGAGAGCctgtcctcatcctcctcctcctcgtcgtCCTCATCCTCggcctcctcctcatcctcctcatcctcagcagctgggctgggggcaCTCTCCGGGTCCCCCTCGCACCGTACCTCAGCCTGGCTAGATGATGGCGATGAGCTGGACTTCAGCCCACCCCGCTGCCTGGAGGGACTCCGGGGGCTCGACTTTGATCCCCTTACCTTTCGCTGcagcagccccaccccagggGATCCCGCACCTCCTGCGAGCCCggcaccccctgcccctgcctctgccttcccacCCAGGGCAACCCCACAGGCCCTCTCACCCCGTGAGCCCACCAGTCCTGCTTCACCCACTGCCCTGGACATCTCAGAGCCCCTTGCTGTATCAGTGCCACCCGCTGTCCTAGaactgctgggggctgggggagcacctgcctcagtctccccaacACCAGCTCTCAGCCCCGGCCCGAGCCTGCGCCCTCATCTCATCCCCCTGCTGCTGCGCGGAGCCGAGGCTCAGCTGAGTGACCACTGCCAACAGGAAATCTGCAGCAAGCTGGCAGTGCCAGGTCCCCGGGGAGCCCTGAGCCAGCATG GTCCTGGTATGGATTCACCgttgctgcccccacccctgacccTCCTGCGCCCTGGgggtgccccacccccaccccccaagaacCCAGCACGCCTcatggccctggccctggctgagCGGGCTCAGCAGGTGGCCGAGCGACAGAGCCAACAGGAGCATGGGGGCACCCCAcctgctccccactccccttTCCGCCGCTCACTGTccctggaggtgggtggggagccCCTGGGGACCTCAGGGAGTGGGCCACCCCCCCACTCCCTAGCCCAGCAGGGTGCCTGGGCCCTGGGTCCCCCATCCTACTTACCGAGGCAGCAAAGTGATGGGAGCCTGATGAAGGGCCAGCGGCCCATGGGGACCTCAAGGAGGGGACTCAGAGGCCCCGCCCAGGTCAGTGCCCAGCTCAGGGCAGGTGGTGGGTGCAGGGATATGCCAGAGACAGCAGCCCAGTCCCCATGTTCTGTCCCCTCACAGGTTCCTACCCCTGGTTTCTCCCCAGCTCCTAGGGAGTGCCTGCCACCCTTCCTTGGGGTCCCCAAACCAGGCTTATACCCCATGGGTCCCCCATCCTTCCAGCCTGGCTCCCCAGCCCCAGTCTGGAGGAGCTCTCTGGGCCCTCCTGCACCACTCGACAGGGGAGAGAACCTGTACTATGAGATTGGGGCAGGTGAAGGGTCCCCCTATTCTGGCCCCACCCGGTCCTGGAGTCCCTTTCGCTCTATGCCCCCTGATAGGCTCAATGCCTCATATGGCATGGTTGGCCAATCGCCACCACTCCACAGGTCCCCCAACTTCCTGCTCAACTACCCACCACCCCCCTCCTGCTTTCCCCCTGACCACCTTGGCTACTCAGCCCCTCAGCACCCTGCCCGGCGCCTCACCCAGCCTGAGCCCCTCTATGTCAACCTATCCCTAGGGCCCAGGGGTCCCtcacctgcctcttcctcctcctcttcccctcctgcccacccccgaAGCCGTTCAGATcccggccccccagccccccgcctCCCTCAGAAACAGCGGGCACCCTGGGGCCCCCGCACCCCTCACAGGGTACCTGCGCCCTGGGGGCCTCCCGAGCCACTCCTGGTCTACAGGGCAGCCCCACCAGCCTATGGGAGGGGGGGCGAGCTCCACCGAGGGTCCTTGTACAGAAATGGAGGGCaaagaggggagggggctggtccCCCACCCCCTTACCCGACTCCCAGCTGGTCCCTCCACTCTGAGGGCCAGACCCGAAGCTACTGCTGA